In a single window of the Gossypium hirsutum isolate 1008001.06 chromosome D02, Gossypium_hirsutum_v2.1, whole genome shotgun sequence genome:
- the LOC107908117 gene encoding nuclear transcription factor Y subunit B-5: protein MAENIGTSNDGGGDGYGFKEQDHLLPIANVGRIMKQILPPNAKISKEAKETMQECVSEFISFVTGEASEKCRKERRKTVNGDDICWALATLGFDNYAVPLKRYLYKFREFEGDKAANQVKVSISNSKDDDDDEAQKQQQQSPLMFQHDWKQ, encoded by the coding sequence ATGGCCGAAAACATTGGAACATCAAATGATGGAGGTGGCGATGGCTACGGCTTTAAAGAGCAGGACCATTTACTCCCCATAGCCAACGTTGGTCGAATAATGAAACAAATCCTTCCCCCAAACGCCAAAATCTCCAAAGAAGCTAAAGAAACCATGCAAGAATGCGTATCGGAGTTCATCAGCTTCGTCACCGGCGAAGCATCGGAGAAATGCAGGAAAGAGAGGCGAAAGACCGTTAATGGAGACGATATTTGTTGGGCTTTGGCGACGCTAGGTTTCGACAACTATGCGGTGCCGTTGAAACGGTACTTGTACAAGTTTAGGGAATTTGAAGGGGACAAAGCAGCGAATCAAGTGAAGGTTAGTATTAGCAACAGcaaggatgatgatgatgatgaagctcaaaaacaacaacaacaatctCCATTGATGTTTCAGCATGATTGGAAGCAGTAA